In the Vulpes lagopus strain Blue_001 chromosome 16, ASM1834538v1, whole genome shotgun sequence genome, one interval contains:
- the KCTD4 gene encoding BTB/POZ domain-containing protein KCTD4, whose amino-acid sequence MERKINRREKEKEYEGKHNSLEDADQGKNCKSTLMTLNVGGYLYITQKQTLTKYPDTFLEGIVNGKILCPFDADGHYFIDRDGLLFRHVLNFLRNGELLLPEGFRENQLLAQEAEFFQLKGLAEEVKSRWEKEQLTPRETTFLEITDNHDRSQGLRIFCNAPDFISKIKSRIVLVSKSRLDGFPEEFSISSNIIQFKYFIKSENGTRLVLKEDNTFVCTLETLKFEAIMMALKCGFRLLTSLDCSKGSIVHSDALHFIK is encoded by the coding sequence ATGGAGcgtaaaataaacagaagagaaaaagaaaaggagtatgAAGGGAAACACAACAGCTTGGAAGATGCTGACCAAGGAAAGAACTGCAAATCCACACTGATGACCCTCAACGTTGGTGGATATTTATACATTACTCAAAAACAAACACTGACCAAGTACCCAGACACTTTTCTTGAAGGTATAGTAAATGGAAAAATCCTCTGCCCGTTTGATGCTGATGGTCATTATTTCATAGACAGGGATGGACTCCTCTTCAGGCATGTCCTAAACTTCCTACGAAATGGAGAACTTCTACTGCCTGAAGGGTTTCGAGAAAATCAACTTCTTGCACAAGAAGCAGAATTCTTTCAGCTCAAGGGACTGGCGGAGGAAGTGAAATCCAGGTGGGAAAAAGAACAGCTAACACCCAGAGAGACTACTTTCTTGGAAATAACAGATAACCACGATCGCTCACAAGGACTGAGAATTTTCTGTAATGCTCCTGATttcatatcaaaaataaaatctcgCATTGTTCTGGTGTCCAAAAGCAGGCTGGATGGATTTCCAGAGGAGTTTTCAATATCATCAAATATCATTCAATTTAAATACTTCATAAAGTCTGAAAATGGCACTCGACTTGTACTAAAGGAAGACAACACCTTTGTCTGTACCCTGGAAACTCTTAAGTTTGAGGCTATAATGATGGCCTTAAAGTGTGGTTTTAGACTGCTGACCAGCCTGGATTGTTCCAAAGGGTCAATCGTTCACAGCGATGCACTCCATTTTATCAAGTAA